Part of the Oncorhynchus mykiss isolate Arlee chromosome 23, USDA_OmykA_1.1, whole genome shotgun sequence genome is shown below.
CCCACGCCCCCACACCGTTTCCTCTTCCTACCCTCGCCCCcacaccttttcctcctcctacccacacccccacaccttttcctcctcctaCCCTCGCCCCCACACCGTTTCCTCCTCCTACCCACGCCCCcacaccttttcctcctcctaCCCTCGCCCCCACACCGTTTCCTCCTCCTACCCACACCCCcacaccttttcctcctcctaCCCACGCCCCcacaccttttcctcctcctaCCCACGCCCCcacaccttttcctcctcctacccacacccccacaccttttcctcctcctaCCCTCGCCCCCACACCGTTTCCTCCTCCTACCCACACCCCcacaccttttcctcctcctacccacacccccacaccttttcctcctcctaCCCACGCCCCCACACCGTTTCCTCCTCCTACCCTCGCCCCcacaccttttcctcctcctacccacacccccacaccttttcctcctcctaCCCTCGCCCCCACACCGTTTCCTCCTCCTACCCACACCCCcacaccttttcctcctcctacccacacccccacaccttttcctcctcctaCCCACGCCCCCACACCGTTTCCTCCTCCTACCCTCGCCCCcacaccttttcctcctcctacccacaccctcacaccttttcctcctcctaCCCACGCCCCCACACCTTTTCCCTCGTCCTCCTTTACTGTGAATGCTTCTCGTGCCCTTTGCAGGCTGTCACGCGACGAGGACTTTTGGCCTTTGAAGCTGCATGAAGGCGGTGCGTTGGGGGCGTGGTAGAGTTATGAAGAGGCTAATGTCTAAAGCATTGCCATTCCTTTTCCCACTGTGTATATGTTTAAATTATGCAGAACAAGGCATCCCATTTAATTGtcaatgtttttttctttttttctaaaataaaaaatataatacaCGAAACAGCAGGGAGACAAGCGTTGCAATGTCAACACTTTATATACATTTAAAGGACTGTGGCAGTGTGCATGTATTGGAATTTAGCGTCCATCCCTAATAAATGAATGCAATGTTGTCTTTTCTTGCAGAAACACGTTTTCCAATGTATTAAGCGCTCAGGTTATCCTGTGGAGTGACTGGTCTTTTTGGGGTGAATTGCATCATGGAGGGGGGAGAGTAGAATGACATGAAAGCTCATCCAATTGCAATGCAGTGTGGACCACCACTGATGACAGACATGAGCTCTTGGATCCCTTGATCTTGTCCCACACTGGGCTACCCTTATAGAGGTCTAACTCACAtgcaactacactgaacaaaaatataaaggcaacatgtattgttgtttcatgagctaaaataaaagatcccagaactgTTTCACATGcacgaaaagcttatttctctcaaatgttgtgtagACATTTGTTTACACCGCCCTTTTGGGAAGAGGGAGGCATTATCTAAAATGCTCTTTGAAGAAGTAGTTTTTTTTTGGTGCTTTCGGAAGATAGGCAGGGACTGTGCTCcaagcttcagggggaagctggttccaccattggggtgccaggagagagaagagcttggactgggctgagtgggagctgccctcccgtaggggtggAGGTCAAGAGAActgaggtggcagaacagagagctcgggttggggtgtagggtttgagcataggtAGGCTGAAGATAGgaaggggcagttcctcttgctgctctgtaggCAAGCATCatagtcttgtagtggatgcCAATTTTCTCAACTATAAGCAGTTGATTTCATACCCAGCTATCATTATGCCAGTGGGCTGTCTGCTTTTCCAGGTTTTCTCCATCCCAGCAGCTGAAGCATAGAAAACTCCACGACTTCTTGGTAATTGAGACGcagccctggagagagagagctgcctgTGCCTGGGTAAAGCTTCCCACATACTTTTTTTCCGCTCCCCACACTTCTGTGGCTCCCCAAATGAAAGAGTAACAGGATTAAGTACCATGTCACTGATAGGAAGCAGGACCCTGGCTAAACTCGTGACCACTTGTCCTCTGATAACAAAATAGAATatgaattagaggtcgaccgattaatcggaatggccgattaattagggccgatttcaagttttcataacaatcggaaatcggtatttttggacgccgatttgccgatttttaattattatttttagacctttatttaactaggcaagttagctaagaacacattcttattttcaatgacggcctaggaactgtgggttaactgcctcgttcaggggcagaacgacagattttcaccttgtcagcttgggggattcaatcttgcaactttacagttaactagtccaacgcaataacgacctgcctctctctcgttgcactacacaaggagactgcctgttacgcgaatgcagtaagccaaggtaagttgctcgCCAGCTttaaacttaccttataaaaaacaatcataatcactagtttactacacatggttgatgatattactagatattatctagcgtgtcctgcgttgcatataatctgactgagcatacaagtatctaagtatgtgactgagcggtggtaggcagaagcaggcgcgtaaacattcattcaaacagcactttcatgcattttgccagcagctcttcgttgtgcatcaagcattgcgctgtttatgacttcaagcctatcaactcccgagatgaggctggtgtaaccgaagtgaaatggctggctagttagcgcacgctaatagcatttcaaacgtcatttgctctgagccttctagtagttgttcgccttgctctgcatgggtaacgctgcttcgatggtggctgttgtcgttgtgttgctggttcgagcccagggaggagcgaggagagggacggaagctatactgttacactggcaatactaaagtgcctacaagaacatccaatagtcaaaggttaatgaaatacaaatggtatagagggaaatagtcctataataactacaacctaaaacttcttacctgggaatattgaagattcatgttaaaaggaaccaccagctttcatatgttctcatgttctgagcaaggaactgaaacgtcagctttcttacatagcacatattgcacttttactttcctctccaacactttgtttttgcattatttaaaccaaattgaacatgtttcattattttcttgaggctaaattgattttagtgatttattatattaagttaaaataagtgttcattcagtattgtaattgtcattatcacaaatacatttttaaaaatcggccgattaatcggtatcggcttttttggtccccaaataatcggtatcggagttgaaaaatcataatcggtcgacctctaatatgaaTAAAGAATATAAAAAAAAGTGTTCCCACCCCAGGGACAGTCAGTCACATAATCCCCCTCTGCTCTATAAAGAGATGCTCCCCCGGTCTCATCAAAGACACGCAGCGCGCCAGTGAATGAGTCTGGGAGGAGTCGCTGGGCCTTAATGTAATTGGCTAGAGCGATGGAGAGTGGAGTCCCTAGTATGTTAGATTATTACTGAATGGGTTGGTTTGGGAGAGATGCCTCAGCCCTCTATGGGCAAATAAAGACAGAAGTGTAATACACTGGCCTCTGGAAGATTCCAGTTCAAGCTGGCAACCCACATGTTGTTTTTAATTAGGCCTTCATCGCAgtgatatataaataaataaatatgcagcATGATGTTGGTGTAGCAAATAGCTCTTCTAATATACTGGGTTTCTCATGGTATTTCCTTGTGTATCTCTCTGGCTTCACCATCTTCTATACATTCACAGAACTGTATCTGTTAATGTGAGGGGTAGAGCTTACATCAAACATAGATTCAAACACACTATTATGATTAAATAGGGCAGTTGCAAAGTATGGCTCAGCACAGCAGGACCTGGCaaccctcccccacccctctctgcctGGCTGAACAGCTGTGTTGCGTTTGTATTAGGCCAATAATAAAACAGGAagttaacatttttttaaaagcttTAAAAAACACAGGAGCTGTAAAGTTACCAAAGACTCAGCGACACGACTGAGCCTGTGGAAAAAGAGCACAGACAtacaaacacactacacacatttacagtatattgaaagcacatacagtaccagtcaaaagtttggacacacctactcattccagggtttttctttattttaccatttttctacattgtagaataatagtcaagacatcaaaactataaaacaacacatatgcaatcatgtaACCAATTGTAACTTATCCAAACAAGACTTTCCTTGTATGTTGAGACAGTGTCCTCTTTACCCTTGCGTTTGATATGTTGAATATTCCATGTGATTCAACTGGGGCTGTAGGAGAGTTAAGCCCAACATTTGCAATGGTCTCAATATAACTTGAGCTCTATAAATACATGCAGGTCAAGCAACGAAGATTCTCAGAGTGCACCCACATGTGGGCCCTTCTTGATAGGAGTTCTCCGGTCCTCTCGGCCTCTAGCCCTCACACGGTCAACTCCAACTTTTACACTAGTGATCACAACCCTTCTGCCCTGCACTCTACTTACACATTACTGTACATTGCTGCACAATGACACCCACATAGTTATATAAATATTTTCCTATCTGAATGCATCATGATGATCTTTGCTCAGAAGATACATTATTGTGATGTGATTGCCTGGTAAACTTGAGGTTTTATAATTGTATGAGTTATTTATTtgagaatatatacagtaccagtcaaaagtttagacaccaactcattccagggtttttctttatttttactattttctacattgtagaataatagtgaatacatcaaaactatgaaataacacatatggaatcatgtagtaaccaaaaaatattaaagaaatcaaaatgtattttatatttgagattcttcaaagtagccaccctttcccttgatgacagcttttcacactcttggcattctctcaaccagcttcatgaggtggtcacctggaatgcatttcaattaacaggtgtgccttggtaaaagttaatttgtggaatttctttccttcttaatgtggttgagccaatcacttgtgttgtaACAGGGTaggggtgttatacagaagatagccatattaggtaaaagaccaagtccatattatggcaagaacagctcaaataagcaaaaagaaacaatAGACCATCATtagtttaagacatgaaggtcagtgaaTGCAGAACatgtaaagaactttgaaagtaaTGTTCAGTCATAATGTTAACACAATTAATTCACAGATATATTTAGTCTGAAACATGTCACACCCCtatatgcacacagacacacaagtaTATTGCCTGTTGCTCACACCCACCCATACAGTATGGTCCACATGCGAAGTTcctcactgcccccccccctggTCATTTATTGTAGTAACTGATGAGGGAAATTGCAGCTGAAAAGATCCTCAAAATAATACATGGTAGAAACATCTGTGGAATatcgctctcctctccctgggggtCTTTCCCTACAGAGAGGCTCAGCGATTCAAATAATGCATTTGTTTGTCTTTTTTATACAAAAGGTGTACTTTAGCTACTTCACTGAGTTGTCATACAATGAATGAATCACAAGAGAGAAAGGTGACAGATaaatattatattgtatattgagCTTATATGAAGTAGGTCTGACTTACAGATATCAAAGAGGAACTATAGAGAATGAGGTAGTAGAATAGAGAAGAACATGGACTCTGTGGAATGAGGAAGAGCTCGGTTTTGTTTGTTTGGGAAGTTTGTTGTTTAAAAGTATATTGGAAAGTTCTTGGTAGTTACCTAGCTTCTTCTGTTGGATCTCGCAACGCAGTTGGCATCATTAGCTGAGACTGCTTGTATCTTTCCGGTGATCCTGCTGACCAAGGACGGGTCTGAGGAGCTATTTGGCATcgcagctagcctagctgctagCTTGCTGGACCACAACGCagttagccattgtggctgggacTGCAGATTGTCCAGGGTTTGTGGCTGTCTaaatccctgctgtttgttgttttcaattTTCCCcgtgacctgccctgtctggaactgcgagGAGAAAACAACCTAACATACGttgctagctaccatgacaaagaccaaaacCGGCAggagtaccgttgaggacagtgccagtggtgtctctctatcacacGTGAAGGATCTTTTCAACGAACAAAAAGACACCTataagcagttgttacaacaacaagaaaatagtttcaagtgttttgtccaaatactcgTGGATTCTACTAATAAAAGAGTggaccgtgcttctacacctgcattgcttgctgtttggggttttaggctgggtttctgtacagcactttgagatatcagctgatgtacgaagggctatataaatacatttgatttgatttgatttggacgacctgaccagagaggtccaggatctgaagaacagtttgcagttctcccagggtcagctcgacgagttgaaacaggagaacggcaagatgacagcaatctgtaagtcattgagagaggacatcagttctgtcTGTGAATCCATGACAACAATGACATATAAATCAGACTATCAAGGCGAAGcaacatggttgtggacggaattgcagaatctccacatgagacctggatggagtctgaggacaaagtaaGGAAAACGATCTCTGAGAAAAAATGGACCACAGGCAGTTTGAGGTAGAGCGCGCCCACAGGACTGGATAACCCAACACCGGCCCAGGTGATAGGCCCAGGCcaatagtggtcaagttcctgaggttcaaagacaaggtagctgttctggaaagagccaagaacttgagaggaatgtATATTTTCCTCAACGAGAACcatcctgaagctgtgcgccagaagaggaaagaactgatcccagccatgaaagctgccagagcacATGGGGACATTGCGTACATCCGCtacgacaggctcattgtccaccctccctcccagaagcctggaaggggtgagagagccaagcctatgggttcgtagcCTCAAacccgcagcacacacacacacacacacaccaattgattcATGGGCTGCTGAATGTATATTTGTTTTCTCTTGCTTAGTCTGCTCTTTTCAATATTATGTCCATCTCTGATAAGCtgcccaggaaagggctgaacaTAGCCCATATTAATCCATGTAGCCTTAGAAagaaggttcatgaaatcaataacttgctaacatcagataacattcatataaactcaacaaaaaaagaaacgtccctttttcaggaccctgtcttttaaagataattcataaaaattcaactaacttcacagatcttcattgtaaagggtttaaacactgtttcccatgcttgttaaatgaaccatgaacaattaatgaacatgcatctgtggaacggtcgttaagacactaacagcttacagacggtaggcaattaaggtcacagttatgaaaacttaggacactaaagaggcctttctactgactctgaaaaacaccaaaagaaagatgccttttttttgctgagtttagttttgtccttgagctgttcttatctaatgatgttctgtattatgtcactCTGtattgtttcatgttttgtgtggaccccaggaagagtagatgctgcttttgcaacagctaatggggatcctaataaaataccaaatgggAGCTTTAGAGTTGACATTTGGTAGGTGACACAAATCGGAGATACATGTGTGCATGTATTAGGCTTATACACAATATACCGCACAGGAGgtcggtggcaccttaattggggaggactggctcgtggtaatggctggagcagaaggAGGGTGTAGTTACTGCGAGATTTTGGTGTTCCTTttaaattaagacctagacaacgaggtgaggggagttctttactaaaTAGTGACCTCAAtgaatcaatcaagtacaagagaGGAGCGAAAATCCTGCAGACACTcgaccctccgtggaatgagtttgacatgtgACATAAGCCATAGGTGCATCTGTTTTataaatcgtgtgtgtgtgtagtttgcgTGTTTGTTTCAATGTAGGCCTATGCATTTGAGAAGCACATGGAAACAGTTGCTGCTGTCACCACCACTAACCCCCTACCGCAGTGTTTCCTAACTCTGGTCCtcaagtacccccaacagtacacatttttgttgtaatcctgaacaagcacacctgattcaactttacaactaatcatcaagccctcaattaGTTGAAGGGAGATGTGTTGGAAAACACTGCCCTACCCAACACACACTAGCCTAGCACGTGCCCATCCATTCCCTAAAGTGTGTTATAAGTAGAGTTGACTGGTGTCCAGTGTCCATTGCATATTGAAAGGTGTGCATAGTCACCAgcagatactgtacatacatacatgtccATAAACAGTGTACAATTACAGTATAAATTATTCACACAGAAATAGTCTCCACACACACAGGAACTTGCATTTGGCTTGGCTCAGGGGTGTGGTGTTAAAGCGTCTCTCTGCTAAGTTGTGTTGGCCAGCACTCTTTAGGGGAGATAAAGACCACATTTATCAGCCTTTACTGTGACATGTCCCTCTACCTGACTTTTACTCTGAAATCTTAGAGCCGGTGTaatcttccatctctcctctccctctttatcaAGTGTCAGCAGAAGGTAATATGAGGCATATGGCTGCTGATGACAGCCCTTAATCCTTACACTGATAACTGATTGTTACCCACCCGCTGTAGTCTCATCCCCATACCGAGAGGAGAGcagcagtgtgtgcgtgtgctcatGCGATAGCTACAGTATATCCTTCCCCTCACACTATAAAGGTGTCCTGACCACACATGAGTGTTGCTATCTGACATGATTGATATGCAGAGAGTTATAGGAAAAAGGTAGAGGTTTGTTAGATATTTAAATGATGGACATGTATAGGGGGATGTGAagtgtgttatgtgtgtgagAATGGGTAATAGCATGAGGCCTCTAAATAAGATATACTGTACCAAGCATCTGAGAATTTTAGTGGGCGTACATCAATAAGTCTAGGGTAGGATATTGTGCGTGTGACTGTATGCGTGTGGTGGTATGCTTGTGAATGTGCGTTAGTGGGTAGTGTTCATATTTTTCTGTTATCGTTCATGTTTCTTTGAAATAATGCACTGTTCATGTTTGTTTCTGTGTAATATTACTTATGTTTCTTTGAAAAGGGTTTATTTGAAAAGAAAAGTACTATGGGTCTATGCATGTGAGTGGCTGTATTACCTAAATACCACAACTTCAAGGTGCTACGTGTGTGCATAGGCTATACCGTACTATGCATGACACTCATGTGACAGTGTGCATGTGTCTTCTCATTTGGAGCCAGCCAGCTAGGCAGCCAGGGCTTTTTAATGGGCCTGTGCTTTGACAGAATCCCGAGGGGGGAATGGGGATTAGGATTAGCAGCTGTGATATGCCACGGCTACGCTGCTGACGGGAAATTAATAGACGAATAGGAGATGCGTGTGTCGTCTCAGATAATGCTAAAACCCACCCGATTCATAAATAACGAGGAATGTGTCCTTTTCTTGAACCCAGCTGTGTGAATCCACTGTCACACACATTCTACTGTCATACACATGGGCATGCatgcaggcacacagacacaggtagagggacagggagagagttgaAGGCATATTACTGCCGTGAGAAAGGTTTGAAACATAATGTCTTTAATCCGAGAGCAGCACAAAGCCTGCCTACAGATTACGCTGCCTGCCTCTCAAACTACTTTGCAGCAGATCGACATGACCCACACTAAGACCCACAGAGACCGGGACTTctaaccccaacacacacacacacacacacacacactcatatgttTTGAAGCAAATAAACACATTGATTATTTGAAGAGACTACATTTCAACCGTAAAGTACCAAAATGCCAATGAAGCAGAGGATGATGGTGAGGTTGAGGACCCAGACGTCTGTATGAATAACATGGGCTGATAGACATAGGCTTAAATTACTCCAAATATCCAAATATCTAAAAAAGTATATTTGAATCCAGGTTTCTGTGGTTATACATATCCTCAACGTGTGGAGTGGGGCTTGTTGGAGTGATCTTCAGATCACCTGCAGAGATGTAGCACCTTATGCACTCTCTTATGGTTAGAACTGGTTATAATTAGGTATGACCGTATACAAAATCTAAGTAACTGTAGATATATGCTTAGTTGTGACCCTTTGAATGTACACATAGTGCTGCATTGAATAGGCCCTAACACTCCCATTGTTTCACTAACAGCGATGCTAATGCTGGCTGTGAGGTAAGTAAGTAATGAAAGCCACACCAAACTTTTAGTCAATGTCTCTTAGGATCAATGGATGAATCACTTGTTGTCAATCAAATTAAGTATATTTCAATTTTTTGTGTACTCCCCTTTAAATTGCAATAGTTTTTACCATAATAAATATGACAACATTTATATTTACTTCAAAATTCAAAAAACTAAGTTATACTACAATACAATAATCTGAATCCACTTTTTTATACTAATGtggattgtatttttttttaagttcACATTTATGAGGGACATTTTATATTTTAGTTACACGGAATATGGAAAATAACAATCTGTTtgggtaaaaaataaatcagATGTTTTGATAAGAAGTAAGTTTTATATTTTGCTATGATTGTTGCTTTTTCCAATAGTTTCTCCTAGGGGTCAAAATGACCCCAAGTTGGTAATGGATGTAAAATAcactgaatatacagtaccagtcaaaagttttgacacaaTTACTCaatcaaaggtttttctttatttctactatgttctacattgtagaatacaaattatgaaataacacatacagtatggaatcatgtagtaacatttttttttaaagaaatcaaaatagattttatttttcagattcttcaaagtagccaccctttgccttgatgacaactttacacactcttggcattctctcaaccagcttaccctggaatgtttttccaatagtcttgaaggagttcccacatatgctgagcaattgttgtctgcttttccttcactctgtagtccaattcaccccaaaccatctcaactggtttgaggtcgggtgattgtggaggccaggtcatctgattcagcaATCCATCccgctccttcttggtcaaatagcccttacccagcctggaggtgtgttttgggtccttgtcctgttgaaaaacaaatgatagtccaactaagcgcaaaccagatgggatggcgtatcactgcagaatgctgtggtagccatgctggttaagtgtgccttgaattctaaataaatcactgacagtgtcaccagaaaagcatgtagttaaatagttaaataaaggttaattttttttttatcacacctcctccatgcttcacggtgggaaccacacatgcggagatcatccattcacctactccgcATCTCACAAaaacatggcagttggaaccaaacctcaaatttggactcatcagtctgaaggacagatttccactggtctaatgtccattgctcttgtttcttggcccaagcaagtctcttcctattattaccttcaaactcagtggctctttgcatgacatcgtgggaaaatcaaaagaaatcagccaagacctcagaaaaaaatggtagacctccacaggtctggttcatccttgggagcaatttccaaccgCTTGAagataccatgttcatctgtacaaacaatagcactcaactataaacaccatgggacagcgcagccgtcataccgctcaggaaggagacgcgttctgtctcctagagatgaacgtactttggtgtgaaaagtgcaaatcaatcccagaacaacaacaaaggaccgtgtgatgatgctggaggaaacaggtgcaaaagtatctatatccacagtaaaatgagtcctaaatggacataacctgaaagaccgctcagcaaggaagaagccactgctccaaaaccgccataaaaaaagccagactacggtttgcaactgcacatggggacaaagatcttactttttggagaaatgtcttctggtctcatgaaactagaactgtttggctataatgaccattgttatgtttggaggaaaaagggggaggcttgcaagccgaagaacaccatcccaaccgtgaagcacaagggtggcagcatcatgttatgggggtgctttgctgcaggagggactggtcacaaaatagatggcatcatgaggtaggaaaattacgtggatatattgaagaaacatctcaagacatcagtcaggaagttaaagcttggtcgcaaatgggtcttcca
Proteins encoded:
- the LOC118943923 gene encoding glycine-rich cell wall structural protein 1-like, with translation MIAGFKGQKSSSRDSLQRAREAFTVKEDEGKGVGAWVGGGKGVRVWVGGGKGVGARVGGGNGVGAWVGGGKGVGVWVGGGKGVGVWVGGGNGVGARVGGGKGVGVWVGGGKGVGARVGGGNGVGAWVGGGKGVGVWVGGGKGVGVWVGGGNGVGARVGGGKGVGVWVGGGKGVGAWVGGGKGVGAWVGGGKGVGVWVGGGNGVGARVGGGKGVGAWVGGGNGVGARVGGGKGVGVWVGGGKGVGARVGRGNGVGAWVGGGKGVGAWVGGGKGVGAWVGGGKVVGAW